In the genome of Variibacter gotjawalensis, one region contains:
- the nusA gene encoding transcription termination factor NusA, whose amino-acid sequence MAVSANRLELLQIADAVAREKSIDKQIVIEAMEDAIAKAARSRYGAETDVHANIDTKSGELRLSRHMLVVEAVENSSNQISVEDARRRNPAAQVGDTIADALPPLEYGRIAAQSAKQVIVQKVREAERDRQYDEYKDRIHDIVNGTVKRVEYGNVVVDLGRGEAVVRRDELLPRETFRNGDRIRAFIFDVRREPRGPQIFLSRTHPMFMQKLFAQEVPEIYDGIVEIRSVARDPGSRAKIAVVSRDSSVDPVGACVGMRGSRVQAVVNELQGEKIDIIPWSQDIATFVVNALAPAEVAKVVLDEERERIEVVVPDQQLSLAIGRRGQNVRLASQLTGWDIDILTEQEESERRNAEFELRTKLFMDSLDVDETVAQLLAAEGFTSVEELAMVDQREIAGIEGFDEELAGALQGRANEFLNQIEQENDDKRKALGVDDALKEIPGITTKMLVALGENEVKTIEDLAGCATDDLAGWTERKNGENVREAGYLDGFELTRDECEGIVMQARLKAGWITEADLAKPAEEQAEEPAEA is encoded by the coding sequence ATGGCGGTTAGCGCCAACCGGCTGGAACTGCTGCAGATCGCAGACGCGGTCGCCCGCGAGAAGTCGATCGACAAGCAGATCGTCATCGAGGCGATGGAAGATGCCATCGCGAAAGCCGCGCGCTCGCGCTACGGCGCCGAGACCGACGTGCACGCCAACATCGATACGAAGAGCGGCGAGCTCCGCCTCTCGCGCCACATGCTGGTCGTCGAGGCGGTCGAAAACTCCTCGAACCAGATCAGCGTCGAAGACGCGCGCCGCCGTAACCCGGCCGCGCAAGTCGGCGACACCATCGCGGACGCGTTGCCGCCGCTCGAATACGGCCGTATCGCCGCGCAGTCGGCGAAGCAGGTGATCGTGCAGAAGGTGCGCGAAGCCGAGCGTGATCGTCAGTACGACGAGTACAAGGACCGCATCCACGACATCGTCAACGGCACCGTGAAGCGCGTCGAATACGGCAACGTCGTCGTCGATCTCGGTCGCGGCGAAGCTGTCGTGCGCCGCGACGAACTTCTCCCGCGCGAGACGTTCCGCAACGGCGACCGCATCCGCGCCTTCATCTTCGACGTGCGCCGCGAGCCGCGTGGCCCGCAGATCTTTCTCTCGCGCACGCATCCGATGTTCATGCAGAAGCTGTTCGCGCAGGAAGTGCCGGAAATTTATGACGGCATCGTCGAGATCCGTTCGGTCGCTCGCGACCCGGGCTCGCGCGCCAAGATCGCCGTCGTTTCGCGCGATTCGTCGGTCGATCCGGTCGGCGCCTGCGTCGGTATGCGCGGTTCGCGCGTGCAGGCCGTGGTGAACGAACTGCAGGGCGAGAAGATCGACATCATTCCGTGGTCGCAGGACATTGCGACCTTCGTCGTCAACGCATTGGCCCCGGCCGAAGTCGCCAAAGTCGTGCTCGACGAAGAGCGTGAGCGTATCGAAGTGGTGGTGCCGGATCAGCAGCTGTCGCTCGCGATCGGCCGCCGTGGCCAGAACGTCCGTCTCGCCTCGCAGCTGACAGGCTGGGATATCGACATCCTCACCGAGCAGGAAGAGTCGGAGCGCCGCAACGCCGAATTCGAATTGCGCACCAAGCTGTTCATGGATTCGCTCGACGTCGACGAGACCGTCGCGCAGCTGCTCGCTGCCGAAGGCTTCACGTCCGTGGAAGAACTCGCGATGGTCGACCAGCGCGAAATCGCCGGCATCGAAGGCTTCGACGAAGAACTCGCCGGCGCACTGCAAGGCCGCGCCAACGAGTTCCTCAATCAGATCGAGCAGGAAAACGATGACAAGCGCAAAGCGCTTGGCGTCGACGATGCGCTCAAGGAAATCCCGGGCATCACCACGAAGATGCTGGTTGCTCTCGGCGAGAACGAGGTCAAGACGATCGAGGATCTCGCCGGCTGCGCGACCGACGATCTCGCGGGTTGGACCGAGCGCAAGAACGGCGAGAATGTTCGCGAAGCGGGCTATCTCGACGGCTTCGAGCTGACGCGTGACGAGTGTGAAGGCATCGTGATGCAGGCGCGCCTCAAGGCGGGCTGGATCACCGAGGCAGATCTCGCCAAGCCTGCCGAAGAGCAGGCTGAGGAGCCGGCGGAGGCCTAA
- a CDS encoding shikimate kinase — protein MVGPIPHEHVPSPLEAAVATALGGQSIVLVGMMGAGKSSVGRRLGQRLGLPFADADTEIEASANMTIPEIFATRGEAEFRSGEQRVIARLLKNGPQVLATGGGAFMNAETREAVSAGGISIWLKADFDTLMRRVKRRQDRPLLKTPDPAATLRGLIEAREPTYALADITVESRDVPHMSVVDDIIAVLAARFNVSIADEAKS, from the coding sequence ATGGTCGGTCCGATACCACACGAACACGTCCCCTCGCCGCTTGAAGCCGCCGTCGCGACGGCGCTCGGCGGGCAGTCGATCGTGCTCGTCGGTATGATGGGGGCCGGTAAGTCCTCGGTCGGACGCCGCCTCGGCCAACGGCTCGGCCTGCCCTTCGCGGACGCCGATACGGAGATCGAGGCGTCGGCGAATATGACAATTCCAGAGATTTTCGCGACGCGCGGCGAGGCGGAGTTTCGCTCGGGTGAGCAGCGCGTGATCGCGCGGCTGTTGAAGAATGGGCCGCAGGTGCTGGCGACCGGCGGCGGCGCCTTTATGAATGCGGAGACCCGCGAGGCGGTCTCGGCCGGCGGCATCTCGATCTGGCTCAAGGCCGATTTCGACACGCTGATGCGCCGCGTGAAGCGCCGGCAGGATCGCCCGTTGCTCAAGACTCCCGATCCCGCCGCAACGCTGCGCGGATTGATCGAGGCGCGCGAGCCGACCTACGCACTCGCCGACATCACGGTCGAGTCGCGCGACGTGCCGCATATGAGTGTGGTCGACGACATCATCGCGGTGCTGGCCGCACGCTTCAACGTCAGCATTGCGGACGAGGCAAAGTCATGA
- a CDS encoding histidine kinase — protein MPSLFRLIFVLGVLAGIGFAGMLALVYLVEPTPREMTVNVPVEKLKGR, from the coding sequence ATGCCGAGCCTGTTTCGTCTCATATTTGTCTTAGGCGTTCTTGCCGGCATCGGCTTTGCCGGCATGCTGGCGCTCGTCTATTTGGTCGAGCCGACCCCGCGCGAGATGACCGTGAACGTCCCGGTGGAAAAGCTCAAAGGCCGCTGA
- a CDS encoding RNA-binding protein produces the protein MIAARSDIADLDDGAKRAGPERMCIVTRDVRPIAELIRFVVGPDNALVPDIKNRLPGRGVWVTARRDVLDQAVKRGAFAKSLKRAIPLAEGLADATEALLAQSALDALGIAYKSRLVAPGFTKAEKALESGEARGLLQAAEAAPDGVRKLKSAARRGDTENVPVLIFAGSQLDLALGRANVIHAALLAGSASETLLARYVRLEGFQGGESAKLAEDK, from the coding sequence ATGATAGCCGCCCGCTCCGACATCGCTGACCTGGACGACGGCGCAAAGCGCGCCGGTCCCGAGCGCATGTGCATCGTTACGCGCGACGTTCGGCCGATCGCGGAGCTGATCCGTTTCGTCGTCGGCCCGGATAACGCACTTGTGCCGGATATCAAGAACCGTCTTCCAGGGCGGGGTGTCTGGGTGACGGCGCGGCGCGACGTCCTCGACCAGGCGGTCAAGCGCGGGGCCTTCGCGAAATCGCTCAAGAGGGCGATCCCGCTGGCCGAAGGCTTGGCGGATGCCACCGAAGCGTTGCTGGCTCAATCGGCGCTCGATGCACTCGGCATCGCCTACAAGAGCAGGTTGGTCGCTCCGGGCTTCACGAAAGCCGAAAAGGCGCTCGAAAGCGGCGAGGCGAGGGGCCTTTTGCAGGCGGCGGAAGCCGCTCCGGATGGTGTGCGAAAACTTAAAAGCGCGGCTCGGCGAGGCGATACGGAGAATGTTCCGGTGCTTATTTTCGCCGGATCGCAATTGGATTTGGCATTGGGCAGGGCAAATGTGATACATGCTGCCCTGCTCGCTGGCTCGGCGTCCGAGACACTGCTCGCGCGCTACGTCCGCCTTGAAGGTTTTCAGGGCGGTGAGTCGGCAAAGCTCGCCGAAGACAAGTAA
- a CDS encoding BolA family protein: MRTVDHITEKLTATFNPQSLRVDDESHLHAGHAGARPEGETHFRVYIVSEAFAGKSRVDRHRMINQALAAELSGSVHALAIHASAPGEPARS, encoded by the coding sequence ATGCGAACCGTTGATCATATCACAGAAAAGCTGACCGCGACGTTTAATCCGCAAAGTCTGCGTGTCGACGATGAATCACATCTGCACGCTGGACACGCGGGAGCGCGTCCCGAAGGTGAAACACATTTCCGCGTCTATATTGTGTCGGAAGCGTTTGCCGGCAAGAGCCGGGTCGACCGTCACCGCATGATCAATCAAGCGCTCGCGGCGGAACTTTCAGGTTCCGTTCACGCGCTCGCGATTCATGCGAGCGCGCCCGGTGAGCCCGCGCGGAGTTAA
- a CDS encoding J domain-containing protein → MKFDSPFFDSLRIKREVKPTRPNAPRCGWKGCENEATHKAPKGRDAEGQYWHFCVDHVREYNASYNYFRGMTDGDVQKYQKDSITGHRPTWKMGVNGKPAPDAANPNGPSFTSAVDPLGIFHEMGGAARWQAGQEKAQQREGRMMRNAERKALDQLGLEGDVSREEIKARFKMLVKRHHPDVNQGDTSSEERLREIISAYNYLKSAGFV, encoded by the coding sequence ATGAAATTCGACTCTCCCTTCTTCGACAGCCTTCGCATCAAGCGCGAAGTGAAGCCGACGCGGCCGAATGCGCCGCGCTGCGGGTGGAAGGGCTGCGAAAATGAAGCGACGCATAAAGCGCCGAAAGGACGCGATGCCGAAGGCCAGTATTGGCACTTCTGCGTCGACCACGTCCGCGAATACAACGCGTCCTACAATTACTTTCGGGGCATGACGGACGGCGACGTCCAAAAATACCAAAAAGATTCGATCACCGGCCACCGCCCGACTTGGAAGATGGGCGTCAATGGCAAGCCGGCACCGGACGCGGCCAATCCCAACGGCCCGAGTTTCACGTCCGCGGTCGACCCGCTCGGCATCTTCCACGAAATGGGCGGTGCGGCGCGCTGGCAGGCCGGCCAAGAAAAGGCGCAGCAGCGCGAAGGGCGCATGATGCGCAACGCCGAGCGCAAAGCGCTCGATCAGTTGGGGCTCGAGGGCGATGTCTCGCGCGAAGAAATCAAGGCGCGCTTCAAGATGCTTGTGAAGCGACACCATCCGGACGTCAACCAGGGCGACACCTCCTCCGAGGAACGCCTGCGCGAGATCATCTCGGCTTACAATTATCTGAAGTCGGCCGGCTTCGTTTGA
- a CDS encoding aquaporin, whose translation MKKYLAEAIGTAVLVILGCGAAAIGEVDGRTFVDILGIAFAFGFAIVAMAYGIGPVSGCHINPAVTVGAIAAGRMPAREGIFYIIAQFVGGIVGAGILYLLLSGKIGGYNIVTGGLGQNGWGEGYLGQYGLGSAILAEFIGTFIFVVCILGVTQSSTTAAVAGLAIGITLVVIHIVFINVTGVSVNPARSLGPAVFVGGKAISQVWMFLVVPPIAAAVAGLMFRSGILSAD comes from the coding sequence GTGAAGAAGTATTTGGCTGAAGCGATCGGGACCGCGGTTCTCGTCATCCTGGGCTGCGGCGCCGCCGCGATCGGCGAAGTCGACGGCCGCACCTTCGTCGACATCCTGGGCATCGCTTTCGCGTTCGGGTTTGCGATCGTAGCGATGGCCTACGGCATCGGCCCCGTCTCGGGCTGCCACATCAATCCGGCCGTGACGGTCGGTGCCATCGCGGCGGGCCGCATGCCGGCACGCGAAGGCATCTTCTACATCATCGCGCAATTCGTCGGCGGCATCGTCGGCGCCGGCATTCTCTATCTTCTGCTCAGCGGAAAAATCGGCGGCTATAACATCGTGACGGGCGGCCTCGGTCAGAACGGGTGGGGCGAAGGCTATCTCGGCCAATACGGGCTCGGCTCCGCGATCCTCGCCGAATTCATCGGCACATTCATTTTCGTCGTCTGTATTCTCGGCGTCACGCAATCGAGCACCACGGCGGCAGTCGCGGGTCTCGCGATCGGCATCACGCTCGTCGTGATCCACATCGTGTTCATCAACGTGACGGGCGTGTCTGTGAATCCGGCGCGCAGTCTAGGCCCCGCGGTCTTTGTCGGCGGCAAGGCGATCAGTCAGGTCTGGATGTTCTTGGTCGTGCCGCCAATTGCGGCTGCGGTTGCGGGTTTGATGTTCCGCAGCGGGATTTTGTCGGCGGACTAG
- the rimP gene encoding ribosome maturation factor RimP produces the protein MDDTQDNTQDNTQDNAADKRLIAEQGVGARVAAVVEPVLENMGFRLVRVHVSGSLGCTVQVMAERPDGSMSIEDCEEVSRALSPVLDVNDPVDRAYRLEISSPGIDRPLVRRGDFERYAGHIAKIEMAVPHEGRKRFRGTLLGTEGALARVRRDQVAEGEQPDVLLSIEEMAEARLVLTDALITESLRRGKAAERAAAEGAEEETAAEEAPKQPNGKHRGKAGKRRAS, from the coding sequence ATGGACGACACGCAAGACAACACGCAAGACAACACGCAGGACAACGCGGCAGACAAGCGGCTGATCGCCGAACAGGGCGTCGGTGCGCGCGTTGCGGCGGTGGTTGAGCCGGTGCTCGAAAACATGGGCTTCCGCCTTGTGCGTGTTCACGTCTCGGGTTCGTTGGGCTGCACCGTCCAGGTGATGGCCGAGCGTCCGGACGGTTCGATGTCGATCGAGGACTGCGAAGAGGTGTCCCGCGCGCTGTCGCCGGTGCTCGACGTGAACGACCCGGTCGACCGTGCTTATCGCCTCGAAATTTCCTCGCCGGGCATCGATCGCCCGCTGGTTCGCCGCGGCGACTTCGAGCGCTACGCCGGCCACATCGCGAAGATCGAGATGGCGGTGCCGCACGAAGGGCGCAAGCGCTTCCGCGGCACGCTGCTCGGCACCGAAGGCGCACTCGCGCGTGTTCGCCGCGATCAGGTGGCGGAAGGCGAGCAACCGGACGTTCTGCTCTCGATCGAAGAGATGGCCGAGGCGCGCCTCGTCCTCACCGACGCGCTGATCACGGAATCGCTCCGCCGCGGCAAGGCCGCCGAGCGCGCCGCCGCCGAAGGCGCGGAAGAAGAAACGGCCGCCGAAGAGGCGCCGAAGCAACCGAACGGAAAACATCGAGGCAAGGCCGGCAAGCGCCGGGCCTCATAA
- the aroB gene encoding 3-dehydroquinate synthase yields MSATTVRVDLAGRPYDIVIGRGLLAELGLRIAALRPGANTVIVTDENVAARHLDTAKASLAGAGITSSEIIIAPGEKSKSIDVFASVCDQILATRIGRNDLVIALGGGVVGDLAGFAAAAVRRGLDYVQVPTTLLAQVDSSVGGKTGINSQYGKNLIGAFHQPILVLADTAVLDTLPEREFQAGYAEVAKYGLIDDAKFFNWLEANWRHVFDGGPEREEAVAICCRAKAAIVARDEKETGDRALLNLGHTFGHALEAGAGFSSRLLHGEAVAIGMVQAFDYSVEQGLANGQDAERVRRHLKSVGLRTRPSEIEGDMPDVDELMALIAQDKKVQRGKLTFILTRGIGESFIAKDVDPAKVHAFLSQQG; encoded by the coding sequence ATGAGTGCAACGACCGTCCGCGTCGATCTTGCGGGACGCCCCTACGACATCGTGATCGGACGCGGACTGCTGGCGGAGCTTGGGCTACGCATCGCCGCGCTGCGGCCGGGCGCGAATACGGTGATCGTGACGGATGAAAATGTCGCGGCGCGCCATCTCGACACCGCGAAGGCATCGCTCGCCGGTGCCGGCATCACGTCGTCGGAGATCATCATCGCGCCGGGCGAGAAGTCGAAGAGCATCGATGTGTTCGCTAGCGTCTGCGACCAGATCCTGGCGACGCGCATCGGCCGCAACGATCTCGTCATTGCACTCGGCGGCGGTGTCGTCGGCGATCTCGCCGGCTTTGCGGCGGCCGCCGTGCGGCGCGGGCTCGACTATGTGCAAGTGCCGACGACGCTGCTCGCGCAAGTCGACTCGTCGGTCGGCGGCAAGACCGGCATCAATTCGCAATACGGCAAAAACCTCATCGGTGCGTTTCATCAACCGATCCTGGTGCTCGCCGACACCGCCGTGCTCGACACGTTGCCTGAGCGTGAGTTCCAGGCCGGCTATGCGGAAGTTGCAAAATACGGCCTGATCGACGACGCGAAATTCTTCAACTGGCTCGAAGCCAATTGGAGACACGTGTTCGACGGCGGGCCGGAGCGCGAGGAAGCCGTCGCGATCTGCTGCCGCGCCAAAGCGGCCATCGTCGCGCGCGACGAGAAAGAGACCGGCGACCGCGCGCTGCTCAATCTCGGGCACACCTTCGGACACGCGCTCGAAGCCGGCGCGGGATTTTCGAGCCGCTTGCTGCACGGCGAAGCGGTCGCGATAGGCATGGTGCAGGCATTCGACTATTCGGTTGAGCAAGGGCTTGCGAACGGCCAGGACGCCGAGCGCGTTCGCCGCCATCTGAAATCTGTCGGATTGCGCACGCGGCCGAGCGAGATCGAAGGCGATATGCCGGATGTCGACGAGCTGATGGCGTTGATCGCGCAGGACAAGAAAGTGCAGCGCGGCAAGCTGACGTTCATCCTCACGCGTGGGATCGGCGAGAGTTTCATCGCGAAAGATGTCGATCCGGCCAAGGTGCACGCCTTCTTGTCGCAGCAGGGGTAG
- a CDS encoding type II toxin-antitoxin system VapC family toxin — protein MLAIDTNIVVRYLTGDHAEQSARARALIDRQDVFISLTVVLESEWVLRSVYAFSAQRVAEALRAFAGLPRVTVEDPARLALALDRAAEGMDFADALHLGAASGCEAMLTFDRDFVRTAKTAGGMAVRPA, from the coding sequence ATGCTCGCGATTGATACGAACATCGTCGTTCGCTACCTGACCGGCGATCACGCGGAGCAGTCTGCCAGGGCTCGTGCGCTCATCGACCGGCAAGATGTTTTCATCAGCCTGACGGTTGTCCTCGAAAGCGAATGGGTCTTGCGCAGCGTCTACGCGTTTTCGGCGCAGCGCGTCGCCGAGGCGTTGCGAGCGTTTGCCGGCCTGCCGCGCGTGACGGTCGAGGACCCGGCGCGCTTGGCGCTGGCGTTGGATCGGGCGGCCGAGGGAATGGACTTTGCCGACGCTCTGCATCTCGGCGCGGCGTCCGGCTGTGAAGCGATGCTGACGTTCGATCGTGATTTCGTCAGAACCGCGAAGACGGCCGGCGGCATGGCGGTCCGGCCGGCCTGA
- a CDS encoding nuclear transport factor 2 family protein, with translation MSQAAFKSEAQNDRADIEGTVWTYLDGLHEGDVEKLAASFHPVSHLYSIDDKGNVTDLPRDTWFEWVKKRPSPKSQKLPRHDKIVSVDQSGPATAFVKVECAIPPRFFTDYLSLIKTNEGWRVVSKSFKTDVKEA, from the coding sequence ATGAGCCAAGCCGCATTCAAGTCGGAAGCCCAAAACGACCGCGCCGATATCGAAGGCACCGTCTGGACCTATCTCGATGGCCTGCATGAAGGCGATGTCGAGAAGCTCGCGGCGTCGTTTCACCCAGTGTCGCATCTCTACAGCATCGACGACAAAGGCAACGTGACGGATCTTCCGCGCGACACATGGTTCGAGTGGGTAAAGAAACGTCCGTCGCCGAAATCGCAGAAGCTGCCGCGTCACGACAAGATCGTGTCGGTGGATCAGTCCGGTCCCGCCACGGCTTTCGTGAAAGTCGAATGCGCGATCCCGCCGCGCTTTTTCACGGACTATCTGTCGCTGATCAAGACCAACGAGGGTTGGCGCGTCGTCTCGAAATCATTCAAGACGGACGTGAAAGAAGCTTAA
- a CDS encoding site-specific tyrosine recombinase XerD: MSRDKGHSWIELFLDMLSAERGAAANTIEAYRRDLTDFAEQASIVTASSDSIREYIAGISARGFAASSQARRLSAIRQLYRFLYAEGYRTDDPAAALAGPKRSRPLPKVISTSSVDHLLGTARADAQREGSMAERLRRARLYCLLEVLYATGLRVSELVALPIAAARQDTRMIVVRGKGNKERLVPLNNAAKEAMKDYLALREEAELAKSRWLFPSFGESGHLTRQHFARDLKALTANAGLRADKMSPHVLRHAFASHLLQNGADLRSVQTLLGHADISTTQIYTHVLEERLKSLVRDLHPLAEK, from the coding sequence ATGTCCCGCGATAAGGGCCATTCCTGGATCGAACTCTTCCTCGACATGCTGAGTGCCGAGCGGGGCGCCGCCGCCAATACGATCGAAGCGTATCGGCGCGATCTCACCGACTTCGCCGAGCAGGCCTCGATCGTCACCGCATCCAGCGACTCCATCCGCGAATACATCGCGGGCATTTCGGCGCGCGGTTTTGCGGCGTCCTCGCAGGCGCGGCGGCTCTCGGCCATCCGCCAGCTCTACCGCTTCCTCTATGCGGAAGGTTACCGCACGGACGATCCGGCCGCGGCGCTCGCCGGGCCGAAGCGCTCGCGTCCGCTCCCGAAAGTCATCTCGACGAGTTCGGTCGACCATCTGCTCGGCACCGCCCGCGCGGATGCGCAGCGCGAAGGCTCGATGGCCGAACGGCTGCGCCGCGCGCGGCTCTATTGTCTGCTCGAAGTTCTCTACGCGACGGGCCTGCGCGTATCGGAGCTTGTCGCGTTGCCGATCGCGGCGGCGCGGCAGGACACGCGCATGATCGTGGTGCGCGGCAAGGGCAACAAGGAACGCCTCGTTCCGCTCAACAACGCCGCGAAGGAGGCGATGAAGGATTACCTCGCGTTGCGCGAGGAGGCCGAGCTTGCAAAGTCGCGCTGGTTGTTTCCGTCCTTCGGCGAAAGCGGCCACCTGACGCGGCAGCACTTCGCGCGCGACTTGAAAGCCCTCACCGCCAATGCGGGCTTGCGCGCCGACAAGATGAGCCCGCACGTCCTGCGTCATGCCTTCGCGAGCCACTTGTTGCAGAACGGGGCGGACTTGCGCTCCGTGCAAACGCTGCTCGGCCATGCCGATATCTCGACGACGCAGATCTACACGCACGTTCTCGAAGAGCGGCTCAAGAGCTTGGTGCGCGACCTGCACCCGCTGGCGGAAAAGTAG